From the Ctenopharyngodon idella isolate HZGC_01 chromosome 3, HZGC01, whole genome shotgun sequence genome, one window contains:
- the LOC127509345 gene encoding uncharacterized protein LOC127509345 translates to MSIENEKNANMNTDIYQWLTDKLQMAEGAEAAKAASANAAAGEGMESQQSPLLAKAWKQSPLTLTVIMALTVAAAEMIIDMAGPAVFNRVVGPVAGAATEAGLCILRSLREAGVREEASIVGAAAVAGGIAGTVAADILQVLSGAQSQRGSAVIGTMAGAAIIAVSGLHMQLLIDTVKGVIALVEREISTIQWGTKVRKLASLTATVIAAVLKMSQSAALAIAAGAAAASDVVAGAEASGVGAEGSTASGVVVEVTASGAAAAGTVERLVALSEINGAQQEGQSETQAPVMQSVTAASPGHYRFTWLNPTNNNQGETIFLHIFLSSSRTCAAGKVEGLVEGSGINGSQQEGQSETQTPVTIHLKTQMSV, encoded by the exons ATGTCGATTGAgaatgaaaaaaatgcaaatatgaaCACAGACATTTACCAATGGCTAACAGACAAATTGCAAATGGCAGAAG GTGCAGAAGCCGCCAAAGCAGCATCTGCAAATGCAGCAGCAGGAGAAGGCATGGAAAGTCAACAATCACCACTGCTAGCAAAAGCATGGAAACAATCACCATTAACATTAACAGTAATAATGGCACTGACAGTTGCAGCAGCTGAAATGATAATAGATATGGCAGGACCAGCAGTTTTTAACAGAGTTGTAGGACCAGTAGCAGGGGCAGCAACAGAAGCAGGACTATGCATTTTAAGATCACTAAGGGAAGCAGGGGTGAGAGAAGAAGCATCAATAGTGGGAGCAGCAGCAGTTGCTGGAGGCATAGCAGGAACAGTAGCAGCAGATATATTGCAAGTATTATCAGGAGCACAATCACAAAGAGGATCAGCAGTAATTGGAACAATGGCAGGAGCGGCAATAATAGCAGTATCAGGACTACATATGCAACTGCTAATAGATACAGTAAAGGGGGTAATAGCTCTAGTAGAAAGAGAAATATCAACAATACAATGGGGTACAAAAGTAAGAAAACTAGCTTCGCTCACAGCAACAGTAATAGCAGCTGTGTTGAAAATGTCACAGTCAGCAGCATTAGCTATAGCAGCAGGAGCGGCAGCAGCATCAGATGTAGTGGCAGGAGCAGAAGCATCAGGTGTAGGAGCAGAAGGATCAACAGCATCAGGTGTAGTTGTAGAAGTGACAGCATcaggagcagcagcagcaggaacAGTGGAAAGACTTGTGGCACTATCAGAAATTAATGGAGCACAACAGGAAGGACAATCAGAGACACAAGCACCAGTGATG CAATCCGTTACGGCAGCTTCGCCTGGACATTACCGCTTTACGTGGCTTAATCCTACTAACAACAACCAGGGAGAAACTATTTTCTTGCACATTTTCTTGTCATCATCAAGAACATGTGCAGCAGGAAAAGTGGAAGGACTTGTGGAAGGATCAGGAATTAATGGATCACAACAGGAAGGACAATCAGAGACACAAACACCAGTGACG
- the LOC127509338 gene encoding protein NLRC3-like codes for MASAEKLLLNSLKELVEADLKEFQWHLKNDHECISKYEMEKADRLETVDKMVAYFGPEEAVKIMVEILRKMNHNNLAEQLENKHKQGSTADYSQAALHDYTKASLSLKGRLKQDCEQILVGNSETGHLKYLNDIYTDLYIVENETGGTVNDHEVRKMEMNHKQLDAKNTQVQCNNLFKVHEDRRNRKVLTMGIAGVGKTISVNKFILDWVEGKENQDIAFIFPLLFRQLNLTTENCSLMKLLHEHFFNNPKELPSLPEGDGKVLFIFDGLDECRFPLSFKEGGRFTNVNKQTTVSKIVTSLIKRHLVPSALVWITSRPAAASLIPRHYIDQVTEVRGFNNEQKEQFFIKNSSPEVAGNIIRHIRKSRSLYIMCHIPVFCWISLTVLQPLLARESNDKTPTTLTGMYTKFLISQQQQMEEKYSDVPEAKVNAISFDQIILKLGKLAFQQLKKGNLIFYKEDLEECGLDVSEGSVYSGLCTRMFQEENVSARNVYSFVHLSVQEFLAAVYVFFMNKDKKVNSFLQSWNKMTQKLSKEEPMFQLQKAAIKKALDSKNGHLDLFLRFLLGLSLESNQSDLKELLPGLELKTENVKDTADYIKMKIEKEKSVERTINLFHCLSELKDEGFVEEIQKNLSSGNLSAQNLSSVQWSGLVFVLLMSEETQEMFELQKYRRSDEAVMRLLPVIKNTRKAL; via the exons ATGGCGTCTGCTGAAAAGCTGCTTCTGAACTCACTGAAGGAACTGGTTGAAGCTGATCTAAAGGAGTTTCAGTGGCACTTAAAAAATGATCATGAGTGTATATCAAAATATGAAATGGAGAAAGCAGATAGGTTAGAAACAGTGGATAAGATGGTGGCATATTTTGGGCCAGAAGAAGCTGTGAAGATCATGGTGGAGATCCTAAGAAAGATGAACCATAACAATCTGGCTGAGCAGCTGGAGAACAAACACAAGCAAG GCTCAACTGCAGATTACAGTCAAGCTGCTCTTCATGATTACACAAAGGCCAGTCTCAGCCTGAAGGGCAGATTAAAACAAGACTGTGAGCAGATACTGGTTGGTAATTCAGAGACGGGTCATCTGAAATACCTGAACGATATTTACACTGATCTATACATAGTGGAGAATGAGACTGGAGGAACAGTAAATGACCATGAGGTGAGAAAGATGGAAATGAATCATAAACAATTAGATGCCAAGAACACACAAGTTCAGTGCAATAATCTTTTTAAAGTCCATGAGGATCGTCGAAACAGAAAGGTTCTGACGATGGGGATCGCAGGGGTAGGAAAAACAATCTCTGTCAACAAATTCATCCTTGACTGGgttgaaggaaaagaaaatcagGATATAGCCTTCATTTTTCCTCTGCTGTTCCGTCAGCTAAATTTGACTACAGAGAACTGCAGTCTTATGAAACTGCTTCATGAACACTTCTTTAATAATCCTAAGGAACTGCCTTCTCTTCCTGAGGGTGACGGTAAGGTCTTATTCATCTTTGATGGGCTGGATGAATGTCGCTTCCCTTTGAGCTTTAAAGAGGGTGGCAGATTTacaaatgttaacaaacaaacaacagtgAGTAAGATAGTTACAAGCCTTATCAAGAGACACCTGGTTCCCTCTGCTCTTGTCTGGATCAcatccagaccagcagcagccagTCTGATACCTCGACACTACATTGATCAGGTGACTGAAGTGCGAGGATTTAATAATGAACAGAAAGAGCaattttttatcaaaaacagCAGTCCTGAGGTTGCTGGAAACATCATCCGTCACATTAGAAAATCCAGGAGTCTgtacatcatgtgccacatccctgtcttctgctggatctctcTCACTGTTCTTCAGCCTCTCCTGGCTCGAGAGAGCAATGACAAAACACCAACAACTCTCACAGGGATGTACACAAAATTCTTAATTTCTCAGCAGCAACAGATGGAGGAAAAATACTCTGATGTACCTGAAGCTAAAGTCAATGCGATCTCTTTTGATCAGATTATTCTGAAGCTTGGGAAACTGGCCTTTCAACAATTGAAGAAAGGAAATCTGATTTTCTACAAAGAAGATCTTGAGGAATGTGGACTAGATGTCAGTGAAGGGTCAGTGTATTCTGGGTTATGCACACGGATGTTTCAGGAGGAAAACGTTTCAGCCAGAAATGTTTACAGCTTCGTACATCTCAGCGTCCAGGAATTCCTTGCTGCTGTCTATGTGTTTTTTATGAACAAAGACAAGAAAGTAAACTCATTTCTTCAATCCTGGAATAAAATGACGCAGAAACTCTCCAAAGAGGAGCCAATGTTTCAGCTTCAAAAGGCTGCCATCAAGAAGGCATTAGACAGCAAGAACGGACACCTGGACCTTTTCCTCCGGTTCCTTCTGGGTCTCTCATTGGAGTCCAATCAGAGTGACCTGAAAGAACTACTGCCAGGACTGGAACTCAAAACAGAGAATGTTAAAGACACAGCTGAttatatcaaaatgaaaatagagAAGGAGAAATCAGTAGAGAGGACCATCAATCTCTTCCACTGTCTGAGTGAACTGAAAGATGAAGGATTTGTGGAGGAAATCCAGAAGAATCTGAGCTCAGGAAATCTTTCAGCACAGAATCTCTCCTCTGTTCAGTGGTCTGGTCTGGTGTTTGTGCTCCTGATGTCAGAAGAGACTCAAGAGATGTTTGAACTACAGAAATACAGAAGATCTGATGAAGCAGTGATGAGACTGCTGCCagtaataaaaaacacaagaaaagcACTGTAA